A stretch of the Tardiphaga sp. 709 genome encodes the following:
- a CDS encoding NAD-glutamate dehydrogenase gives MEDAMAWRDDKARATLIRDAAGSVQPGKAPRTFAELMFGYTNVEDLASYDASSLAFLAERAWEHVQRRTAGRADIRVVNPTMPDGREMSVLEILNDDMPFLFDSIMAELAEQGIEVTLVAHPIIAVERDDQGKLLHFHGEALPEGAKGARESLIHLHITRLDADTDRERLIDGLTGTLSDVRASVADWRVMRDRVENAIKTFSSNPPPLPIDEVAEANQFLQWLCADNFTFLGVREYRFSPDSDASDDITTAEGLGILRDPDVKVLRRGSEMVVMTSEIREFMREPTLLIVIKANVSSRVHRRIRMDYIGIKLYAPDGRLEGELRVVGLFTSGAYTRSARQIPYVRHKVSRVLQRAGFDPNSHSGKALMHILEEYPRDELFQVDVDTLFNFVMEILILYERPRVRALARVDKFDRFVSILVFIPRDKYDTDVRMRVGAFLSQIYKGMQAASYVSFPEGALTRVHYIIGRYEGKTPAVERATLEAGISAIAATWADKLKAALTASTDGMRARMLANRYAQAFTGGYTEVSTAEQAIADIATIERLTPTRPVTISVHRFEGEDDPRRFGLKVFSDAAPLSLSYRVPVIENHGLRVVDERTYQIVPGARPEPVWLHDMTIETSDGQPIEINREFSHRLEASIMAVVGDRAESDGYNGLILRTALGWREVSTIRALSRYLHQIRAPFSQDYMWETLRKNVAITANLVALFQTRLDPRLALTDSERSAKETALLADIEEQLKSVASLDEDRILRRFTNLVQSTIRTNLWQVGEDGHPRPVISFKFDARGIEDLPAPRPLYEIFVYSPRVEGIHLRFGKVARGGLRWSDRPQDFRTEILGLVKAQQVKNAVIVPVGAKGGFVPKRLPPLSSRDAWLAEGTEAYRIFVRSLLELTDNLDGDDLLPPDSTLRHDGDDPYLVVAADKGTATFSDIANAISAEKNHWLGDAFASGGSQGYDHKKMGITARGAWEAVKRHFRELGTDIQTMPFTVVGVGDMSGDVFGNGMLLSPATKLVAAFDHRDIFIDPSPDPAISYAERKRLFDMPRSSWQDYNKSLISQGGGVSSRSLKAIPLAPEVRSLLDLDKPQATPFEVMTAILKARADLLWFGGIGTYIRASEESDDQAGDRANDPIRITGTDVRAKVIGEGANLGVTQRGRIEAAQTGVKLNTDAIDNSAGVNTSDVEVNIKIALARPEREGRLSPADRNTLLAAITDDVGALVLRNNYLQTLALSLAERKGVAETGFLTRLMQSLEQRSLLSRAVEFLPDDAAIAERTRRGQSLTRPELAVLLAYAKLTLYDDLLGTSVPDDPYLARELSRYFPGQVQDRFPTAVEFHRLRREIIATSLVNTVINRGGPACIVRLIDETDADITTIVMAYVAVDESYGLKGLNDAIDTLDVCIEGQLQLSLYEAVQDLLLSRMVWYVRNIDFKDGLEAVIARFGPGIREIRASLDNTLPPDLQAARGKRRQELTDAGVPSGLAGELADLDTLVSAPDIVTVAERTSRSIGEAAATFFAAEANFRLDRIIAAARSVPVSDRFERLAIDRAVDLIAAAERGLAADMLATGQSGQQAAETWLAAHPEATRIRRAVEEIAAGGLTLAKLMVAANLLGDLVKG, from the coding sequence GTGGAGGATGCTATGGCGTGGCGTGACGACAAGGCCCGGGCAACTCTGATCCGCGACGCGGCGGGAAGCGTGCAGCCGGGCAAGGCCCCCCGAACCTTTGCCGAGCTTATGTTCGGCTACACCAATGTTGAGGACCTCGCCAGTTACGATGCCTCCTCGCTTGCCTTCCTGGCGGAGCGAGCCTGGGAGCATGTACAGCGGCGCACGGCGGGTCGTGCCGATATCCGCGTCGTCAATCCGACGATGCCGGACGGGCGCGAGATGTCCGTGCTCGAAATTCTCAACGACGATATGCCTTTCCTGTTCGATTCCATCATGGCGGAGCTCGCCGAGCAGGGCATCGAAGTCACCCTCGTCGCTCACCCCATCATCGCGGTGGAGCGCGATGACCAAGGCAAACTCCTGCACTTCCACGGTGAAGCACTGCCGGAAGGGGCAAAGGGCGCGCGCGAGAGCCTGATTCATCTCCACATCACCCGCCTCGACGCCGACACCGACCGCGAGAGGCTGATTGACGGCCTCACCGGGACGTTAAGCGACGTGCGCGCCAGCGTCGCGGACTGGCGCGTCATGCGCGACCGCGTCGAGAACGCGATCAAGACTTTCTCTTCCAATCCACCGCCGCTGCCGATCGACGAGGTCGCCGAGGCCAACCAGTTCCTGCAATGGCTGTGCGCGGACAATTTCACCTTTCTCGGCGTGCGCGAGTATCGCTTCTCGCCCGACAGCGATGCGTCGGACGACATCACGACCGCTGAGGGCCTCGGCATCCTCCGCGACCCCGATGTAAAGGTCCTGCGCCGCGGCAGCGAAATGGTGGTGATGACGTCGGAAATTCGCGAGTTCATGCGCGAGCCGACCCTACTCATCGTCATCAAGGCCAATGTGAGTAGCCGCGTTCATCGCCGCATCCGGATGGATTATATCGGCATCAAGCTCTATGCGCCCGACGGCCGGCTCGAAGGTGAATTGCGAGTCGTCGGCCTGTTCACCTCAGGCGCCTATACGCGCTCGGCACGACAGATCCCCTATGTTCGCCACAAGGTATCGCGGGTGCTCCAGCGCGCCGGCTTCGATCCGAACAGCCATTCGGGCAAGGCGCTGATGCATATCCTCGAGGAATATCCGCGAGACGAACTATTCCAGGTCGACGTCGACACCCTCTTCAATTTCGTCATGGAAATCCTGATCCTCTATGAGCGCCCCCGCGTCCGGGCGCTCGCTCGGGTCGACAAGTTCGATCGCTTCGTCTCCATCCTCGTCTTCATTCCGCGCGACAAATACGACACTGATGTGCGCATGCGCGTCGGCGCCTTCCTGTCGCAGATCTACAAAGGGATGCAGGCGGCCTCCTACGTGTCTTTCCCCGAAGGAGCATTGACGCGCGTTCACTACATCATCGGACGCTATGAAGGTAAGACTCCTGCCGTCGAGCGCGCCACGCTGGAAGCCGGGATCAGCGCCATTGCCGCGACCTGGGCCGACAAGCTGAAGGCCGCGCTGACTGCGTCTACCGATGGCATGCGGGCACGCATGCTCGCCAATCGCTATGCCCAGGCCTTTACCGGCGGATATACCGAGGTTTCCACGGCCGAACAGGCGATTGCCGATATCGCCACCATCGAAAGGCTCACGCCAACCCGCCCGGTGACGATTTCGGTTCATCGCTTCGAGGGCGAGGACGATCCCAGGCGCTTCGGCCTGAAGGTGTTCTCGGATGCCGCGCCGCTGTCGCTGTCCTATCGCGTGCCGGTGATCGAAAATCACGGCCTGCGCGTGGTCGATGAACGTACCTATCAGATCGTGCCCGGTGCCAGGCCGGAGCCGGTGTGGCTGCACGACATGACGATCGAGACCAGCGACGGCCAGCCGATCGAGATCAACCGGGAATTCAGTCATCGGCTCGAAGCCTCGATCATGGCAGTGGTCGGTGATCGCGCCGAATCCGACGGATATAACGGGCTGATCCTGCGCACGGCCCTGGGCTGGCGCGAAGTCTCGACCATCCGAGCGCTGTCCCGCTATTTGCACCAGATCCGCGCGCCGTTCAGCCAGGATTATATGTGGGAGACTCTGCGCAAGAACGTAGCGATCACCGCCAACCTCGTCGCGCTGTTCCAGACCCGCCTCGATCCACGCCTCGCCCTTACTGATTCCGAGCGCTCGGCCAAGGAGACCGCCCTCCTTGCCGATATCGAGGAGCAGCTCAAATCCGTCGCATCGCTCGACGAAGACCGCATCCTCCGCCGTTTCACCAATCTGGTGCAGTCCACCATCCGCACCAACTTGTGGCAGGTCGGCGAGGACGGACATCCGCGTCCGGTGATCTCCTTCAAGTTCGACGCGCGCGGAATCGAGGACCTGCCGGCTCCGAGACCGCTCTACGAGATTTTCGTCTATTCTCCCCGCGTCGAAGGCATTCACCTGCGCTTCGGCAAGGTTGCGCGCGGCGGACTGCGGTGGTCCGATCGGCCGCAGGATTTTCGCACCGAGATCCTCGGCCTGGTCAAAGCCCAGCAGGTCAAGAACGCCGTGATCGTGCCGGTCGGCGCCAAAGGCGGCTTCGTGCCCAAGCGCCTGCCGCCGCTCTCCAGCCGCGACGCGTGGCTCGCGGAAGGCACCGAAGCCTATCGCATCTTCGTTCGCTCGCTGCTCGAACTCACCGACAATCTCGACGGCGACGACCTCCTCCCGCCCGACTCGACCTTGCGGCACGATGGCGACGATCCTTATCTGGTCGTCGCCGCCGACAAGGGCACCGCCACCTTCTCCGACATCGCCAACGCGATTTCGGCCGAGAAGAACCATTGGCTCGGCGATGCCTTCGCCTCCGGCGGCAGCCAGGGCTACGACCACAAGAAGATGGGGATTACGGCGCGAGGCGCCTGGGAGGCGGTCAAACGCCACTTCCGCGAGCTCGGCACCGACATTCAGACCATGCCTTTCACCGTAGTCGGCGTCGGCGACATGTCCGGCGACGTCTTCGGCAATGGCATGCTGCTCTCGCCGGCGACGAAACTCGTTGCGGCCTTCGATCACCGCGACATCTTCATCGATCCCTCTCCCGATCCGGCGATCAGCTACGCCGAACGCAAGCGCCTGTTCGACATGCCGCGATCGAGCTGGCAGGACTACAACAAATCGCTGATCTCGCAAGGCGGTGGCGTGTCCTCGCGCTCCCTCAAGGCGATTCCGCTCGCACCGGAAGTGCGCAGCCTGCTCGATCTCGACAAGCCGCAGGCAACGCCCTTCGAGGTGATGACGGCGATCCTGAAGGCGCGCGCGGACCTCCTGTGGTTTGGCGGCATCGGCACCTATATCCGGGCATCGGAGGAGAGCGACGATCAGGCCGGCGACCGCGCCAATGATCCGATCCGCATCACCGGGACCGACGTTCGCGCCAAGGTGATCGGCGAAGGCGCCAATCTCGGCGTCACCCAGCGCGGCCGCATCGAAGCGGCGCAGACGGGCGTGAAGCTCAACACCGACGCGATCGACAATTCGGCCGGCGTGAATACGTCCGACGTCGAGGTCAATATCAAGATCGCATTGGCGCGCCCCGAGCGCGAGGGACGCCTCAGCCCGGCTGACCGTAACACGCTGCTTGCCGCGATAACCGACGACGTCGGTGCGCTCGTTCTACGCAACAACTATCTGCAGACGCTCGCGCTCTCGCTCGCTGAACGCAAGGGCGTGGCAGAGACCGGCTTCCTCACCCGCCTGATGCAGTCGCTCGAGCAGCGCAGCTTGCTCAGCCGTGCAGTCGAATTTCTGCCCGACGACGCCGCGATCGCCGAGCGCACGAGGCGCGGGCAGTCCCTGACACGGCCTGAACTTGCCGTGTTGCTCGCCTACGCCAAACTGACGCTCTACGACGACCTGCTCGGCACCAGCGTGCCGGACGATCCTTATCTCGCTCGCGAGCTCTCGAGGTATTTTCCTGGCCAGGTTCAGGACAGATTCCCGACAGCGGTAGAGTTCCATCGCCTCCGACGCGAAATCATCGCGACCAGCCTCGTCAATACGGTCATCAACCGCGGCGGCCCGGCGTGTATCGTGCGCCTGATCGACGAAACCGATGCCGATATCACCACTATCGTCATGGCCTATGTGGCGGTCGATGAATCCTACGGGCTCAAGGGGCTAAATGATGCGATCGATACGCTCGACGTCTGCATCGAGGGGCAGTTGCAGTTGTCCCTCTATGAGGCGGTCCAGGACCTTCTGCTTTCCCGCATGGTCTGGTACGTGCGCAATATTGATTTCAAGGACGGCCTCGAGGCGGTGATCGCCCGTTTCGGCCCAGGTATCCGCGAGATCAGAGCCTCTCTCGACAACACCCTGCCACCGGACTTGCAGGCCGCGCGCGGGAAGCGCCGGCAGGAGCTGACCGACGCCGGCGTCCCGTCCGGCCTCGCCGGCGAACTGGCCGATCTCGACACCTTGGTCTCGGCGCCGGACATCGTGACGGTCGCCGAGCGCACCAGCCGCAGTATCGGGGAAGCCGCCGCGACGTTCTTTGCCGCCGAGGCCAATTTCCGTCTCGACCGGATCATCGCTGCCGCGCGCAGCGTGCCGGTCAGCGATCGTTTCGAACGCCTCGCCATCGACCGCGCCGTCGACCTGATCGCGGCTGCCGAAAGAGGCCTTGCCGCGGATATGCTGGCAACCGGCCAATCCGGCCAGCAGGCTGCGGAGACCTGGCTTGCAGCTCATCCCGAGGCGACGCGCATCCGCCGCGCAGTCGAGGAGATTGCGGCAGGCGGCCTGACGCTCGCCAAGCTGATGGTGGCGGCAAACCTGCTGGGGGACCTGGTCAAAGGCTGA
- a CDS encoding IclR family transcriptional regulator — protein MDSGLPTTLDPEPRQGAQAIRRALFLLRVLAAGGESGLPLKEVVQATRLSRPTVHRIVHVLMEEGLVERHERSGRYAIGTQVPELALARPSRSPLLAAADDILRKTSQRVGDTLFLTVRTGNDTLCVDRRIGSYPIQVLSIAVGARRPLGVSSAGVAILAALPAQESRRIAATNEPRFAGYRTDRQTVLSEIADVRRRGYGVREVGLVQGTKSISTWIKTADGDPAAALTISAVRTRLGPRREQEVVETLLKAAYEIEQKIRQASTRRPVQGKGPLAT, from the coding sequence ATGGACAGTGGATTGCCGACAACGCTCGATCCGGAGCCGCGACAAGGCGCACAGGCGATCCGGCGCGCGCTCTTCCTCCTTCGCGTGCTTGCAGCGGGCGGTGAGAGCGGATTGCCGTTGAAAGAAGTCGTCCAAGCGACGCGTCTATCGCGCCCGACCGTACACCGGATCGTCCATGTCCTGATGGAGGAGGGGCTCGTCGAGCGCCACGAGCGCTCGGGTCGCTATGCAATCGGCACGCAGGTCCCTGAATTGGCACTCGCTCGCCCATCGCGCTCGCCATTGCTCGCAGCGGCGGACGACATTTTGCGCAAAACGTCGCAACGGGTCGGTGATACATTGTTTCTAACGGTGCGCACCGGCAACGACACTTTATGCGTGGATAGGAGAATTGGCTCATATCCGATTCAGGTACTCTCGATCGCCGTGGGTGCGCGGCGGCCGCTCGGCGTCAGCAGCGCAGGCGTTGCCATCCTGGCCGCGTTACCGGCTCAAGAGTCACGCAGGATCGCTGCGACGAATGAACCTCGATTCGCGGGATATCGGACCGACCGGCAGACCGTGTTGTCAGAAATCGCCGACGTCCGGCGCAGGGGCTATGGCGTGCGCGAAGTCGGATTGGTCCAGGGCACGAAATCGATTTCGACCTGGATCAAGACAGCCGATGGGGATCCGGCGGCGGCCCTCACCATATCGGCCGTCCGAACACGGCTCGGCCCGCGACGCGAGCAGGAAGTTGTCGAAACGCTTTTGAAGGCAGCTTACGAGATCGAGCAGAAAATCCGACAAGCGAGCACGCGTCGCCCAGTCCAAGGCAAAGGTCCGCTTGCGACATAG
- a CDS encoding tripartite tricarboxylate transporter substrate binding protein, with protein MKSLWIAAAIAATLVNGAATAQEWPARIVKLIVPYPAGGNVDSAARIVADRLQEKLGQPFVIENKSGAGGMIAGEALAKAPNDGYTLMVGANGPVLFAPEINKRDAYNWKRDFLPISSISMTPLVLEVHPSVKATSFAELLELAKRDPGKLTMASPGPGTTNHLLSELMQSKLEIRWVTAHYRGNAPATNDLLGGQVQFAFDQLSVSLQYIKSGMVRALAVTSPHRLQTLPDVPTFAELGYPDFDGQTFTGLVAPAGTPVPIVDKLNKALTEILKEPGVIDKFEKLGAEALPMTPGEFRAYLDREDAKWIPVVRKANVKAD; from the coding sequence ATGAAGTCGCTATGGATCGCTGCAGCCATTGCCGCGACGCTGGTTAATGGCGCGGCGACGGCCCAGGAATGGCCCGCGCGCATTGTCAAACTGATCGTGCCCTATCCGGCCGGCGGCAATGTCGATAGCGCGGCGCGCATCGTCGCGGATCGGCTGCAAGAAAAATTGGGCCAGCCTTTCGTGATTGAAAACAAGTCGGGCGCTGGCGGCATGATCGCCGGGGAAGCGCTGGCGAAAGCGCCGAATGATGGCTACACGCTCATGGTCGGCGCCAATGGTCCGGTTCTCTTCGCTCCCGAAATTAACAAGCGCGACGCCTACAACTGGAAGCGCGACTTCCTGCCGATCTCGAGCATCTCGATGACGCCGCTGGTGCTCGAGGTTCATCCTTCCGTGAAGGCGACGTCGTTCGCCGAATTGCTCGAACTCGCGAAGCGCGATCCGGGCAAGCTGACGATGGCATCCCCGGGGCCGGGCACGACCAATCACCTGCTCAGCGAACTTATGCAGTCCAAGCTCGAGATTCGTTGGGTGACGGCGCATTATCGCGGCAACGCGCCCGCGACCAATGACCTGCTCGGCGGGCAGGTTCAGTTCGCATTCGATCAACTGTCGGTCAGCCTTCAATATATCAAGAGTGGAATGGTGCGCGCCCTGGCGGTCACAAGCCCACATCGACTGCAGACGCTTCCCGACGTGCCCACTTTCGCCGAGCTCGGCTATCCGGATTTCGACGGCCAGACCTTCACGGGGCTCGTTGCTCCGGCGGGCACTCCCGTTCCGATCGTCGATAAATTGAACAAAGCGCTGACTGAGATCCTCAAAGAACCAGGCGTGATCGACAAATTCGAAAAACTTGGCGCCGAAGCACTCCCGATGACGCCAGGTGAGTTCAGAGCCTATCTCGATCGTGAAGACGCCAAGTGGATTCCGGTCGTGCGCAAGGCCAACGTGAAGGCGGATTGA
- a CDS encoding flavin reductase family protein — translation MKIDPAELGAEKAYRLLTGIVVPRPIAWVTSMSQAGTVNLAPFSAFTFVSPKPPMLAISVGRKSGVYKDTARNILDREEYVIHIADSPLMSAVHESSAEHPPEVSEVEVLGLETTPSDHIAVPRLTAAPIAMECRFRQCLEFGDTRSRLIVGEVVAFHIKDDLLANDKIETESLDPIARIAGPRYARLGEIFTLKSVFQTSK, via the coding sequence ATGAAGATCGATCCCGCTGAACTTGGCGCCGAGAAGGCCTATCGTCTGCTCACCGGCATCGTCGTCCCGCGACCGATCGCATGGGTGACCAGCATGTCGCAGGCAGGTACTGTCAACCTTGCGCCTTTCAGTGCTTTCACCTTCGTCTCGCCTAAGCCGCCGATGCTGGCAATCAGCGTCGGCCGCAAATCAGGCGTCTACAAGGACACGGCGCGCAACATCCTGGATCGCGAAGAATACGTCATTCACATCGCGGATTCGCCGTTGATGTCGGCGGTGCACGAAAGCTCCGCCGAACATCCGCCGGAGGTGAGCGAGGTCGAAGTCCTCGGTCTCGAGACGACTCCCAGCGATCATATCGCGGTGCCGCGGCTGACGGCGGCGCCTATCGCGATGGAATGCCGGTTTCGGCAATGCCTCGAATTCGGGGATACCCGCAGCCGGTTGATCGTCGGCGAAGTGGTCGCATTTCACATCAAGGACGATCTGCTCGCCAACGACAAGATCGAGACCGAGAGCCTCGATCCGATCGCCCGCATCGCCGGTCCGCGTTACGCGCGGCTAGGTGAGATTTTCACGTTGAAGTCCGTATTCCAGACATCGAAGTAA
- a CDS encoding fumarylacetoacetate hydrolase family protein → MKLCSYLTGGSSHYGVVADDGVIDLSALLGSEFPDLRSLIAGNGLAKAKQVSAGRKPDHRLSDLVLLPPIPAPEKLWCIGVNYKDRNAEYKDNSDLPKYPSLFVRNPSSVVGSDQPIEKPKISEQLDYEGEIVIVIGKEGRHITRENAWSHIFGMTLCNEGSVRDWLHHGKFNVTQGKNFDRSGSVGPWIVTADECDPQGTHDIVTRVNGEERQNDSTERLMFTFDFLISYLSTFATLKPGDMIATGTPTGAGARFTPPRWLKPGDVVDVESRQIGILRNVVAEEK, encoded by the coding sequence ATGAAACTATGCAGCTATTTGACCGGTGGAAGCAGCCACTACGGTGTGGTGGCCGATGACGGCGTCATCGATCTCAGCGCGTTGCTTGGATCGGAGTTTCCCGATCTGCGCAGCCTGATCGCCGGCAACGGGCTGGCGAAGGCGAAGCAGGTGAGCGCCGGCCGCAAGCCCGATCATCGATTGTCGGATCTGGTCTTGCTGCCGCCGATCCCGGCACCGGAGAAACTGTGGTGCATCGGGGTCAACTACAAGGACCGCAACGCCGAATACAAGGATAACTCGGATCTGCCGAAATATCCGAGTCTGTTCGTCCGTAACCCGTCATCGGTGGTGGGCTCCGATCAGCCGATCGAAAAGCCGAAGATCTCCGAGCAACTCGATTACGAAGGCGAGATCGTGATCGTCATCGGCAAAGAAGGCCGTCACATCACGCGCGAGAATGCCTGGTCGCACATCTTCGGCATGACGCTCTGCAATGAAGGCTCGGTGCGGGACTGGCTGCACCACGGCAAGTTCAACGTCACCCAGGGCAAGAATTTTGATCGCTCCGGCAGCGTCGGGCCGTGGATCGTCACGGCCGACGAATGCGATCCGCAGGGGACCCACGATATCGTCACGCGAGTGAACGGGGAGGAGCGTCAGAACGACTCGACCGAGCGGCTAATGTTCACCTTCGACTTTCTGATTTCCTATCTGTCGACCTTCGCCACCTTGAAGCCCGGCGACATGATCGCAACCGGAACACCAACCGGCGCCGGCGCCCGCTTCACGCCGCCGCGTTGGCTCAAGCCCGGCGATGTCGTCGATGTCGAGTCCAGGCAGATCGGCATTCTTCGCAACGTCGTCGCAGAGGAGAAATAA
- the hpaH gene encoding 2-oxo-hept-4-ene-1,7-dioate hydratase, producing MTVLDQTVIDTLAHRLDEAERTKTLITMLTADYPDLTIEDAYSIQRTWTALQLERGRVIKGHKIGLTSKAMQNAVSISEPDYGVLFVDMFYQDAGTIPYERFFAPRVEVELAFVLKTDLRGPDCTIFDVLNATDYVTPALEILETRMHRVHPQTKKPRTVVDTISDNAANAALVVGGRPFRPLDVDLRWVSALLFRNGQIEETGVAAGVLNHPANGIAWLANRLAPHDEYLAAGEVVLAGSFTRPIEVSRGDTIHADYGPYGSVSCQFV from the coding sequence ATAACGGTGCTTGATCAGACGGTCATCGATACGCTGGCGCATCGCCTCGACGAAGCGGAGCGGACCAAGACGCTCATTACCATGTTGACCGCCGACTATCCCGATCTCACCATCGAGGATGCCTATTCGATCCAGCGGACCTGGACGGCGCTGCAGCTCGAACGCGGGCGGGTGATCAAAGGCCACAAGATCGGCCTGACCTCGAAGGCGATGCAGAATGCGGTCAGCATCTCCGAGCCGGATTACGGCGTGCTGTTCGTCGACATGTTCTATCAGGATGCCGGCACCATCCCTTATGAGCGGTTCTTCGCGCCGCGCGTCGAGGTCGAACTGGCCTTCGTGCTCAAGACCGATCTGCGCGGACCGGATTGTACGATCTTCGACGTGCTAAACGCGACAGACTACGTCACACCGGCGCTCGAAATCCTGGAAACGCGCATGCACCGCGTGCATCCGCAAACCAAGAAGCCTCGCACGGTGGTGGACACGATTTCCGACAACGCAGCGAATGCCGCGCTTGTGGTCGGCGGTCGTCCATTTCGTCCGCTGGATGTCGATCTGCGTTGGGTCAGCGCGCTGCTGTTTCGGAATGGCCAGATCGAGGAGACCGGTGTCGCTGCCGGCGTGTTGAACCATCCGGCAAACGGCATCGCGTGGCTCGCCAATCGCCTTGCGCCGCACGACGAATATCTCGCTGCAGGCGAGGTGGTGCTCGCCGGATCCTTCACGCGTCCGATCGAGGTCAGCCGCGGCGATACGATACATGCCGATTACGGGCCGTATGGCTCGGTGTCGTGCCAATTCGTCTGA
- a CDS encoding RidA family protein, translating to MTSSKRRRSVHIGEFKHANPIPNACRINNLLMSGVILGRDPRTSEMPPDLESQCANMFAHMKAIVEAGGGSADDIIKMTVWLKDRSNRGPVNVEWLKMFPDEHSRPARHALSMEMDGGALVQCDFTAVID from the coding sequence ATGACATCTTCCAAGCGCCGCCGCAGCGTTCATATCGGCGAATTCAAGCACGCAAATCCGATCCCCAATGCCTGCCGCATCAACAATCTGCTGATGTCCGGCGTCATCCTCGGCCGCGATCCCAGGACAAGCGAGATGCCACCGGATCTCGAAAGCCAGTGCGCCAACATGTTCGCGCATATGAAGGCGATCGTGGAAGCCGGCGGCGGCAGCGCTGACGACATCATCAAGATGACGGTCTGGCTCAAGGATCGCAGCAATCGTGGGCCGGTCAACGTCGAGTGGCTCAAGATGTTTCCGGACGAACATTCGCGTCCGGCCCGTCATGCGCTCTCCATGGAGATGGACGGCGGCGCCCTGGTGCAATGCGATTTCACTGCGGTGATCGATTAA
- a CDS encoding amidohydrolase family protein, whose protein sequence is MPDYLPFDPTPRTPSRKPPPKSIDSQFHVLGPVERYPVRPGAAYQMPMATWEAALRVHKALGIERGIIVQTTTYGADHSVVLDGLAAMGPNYKACANALVFAERDDAYLAKLNDAGVGGARFSFRKELGAVLSDSDYERAIARISELGWYAKFQPEKDGIVANLDKIASLKVPVLIDHMGRPDPTLGKNDPNLRAVLDLLSKGNFWVMLSLGEKTSKKGPPWDDVIPIAQAYLEAAPNRCVWASDWPHPVSVVQPPNDADLLELLYRYAPDDALLEKILVTNPAKLFGFS, encoded by the coding sequence ATGCCCGACTATCTTCCATTTGATCCGACCCCGCGCACGCCATCCCGCAAGCCGCCGCCGAAGAGCATCGACAGTCAATTCCATGTGCTCGGTCCGGTGGAGCGTTATCCCGTCCGGCCCGGCGCTGCCTATCAGATGCCGATGGCGACCTGGGAGGCTGCGCTTCGGGTACACAAGGCGCTTGGTATCGAGCGCGGCATCATCGTGCAGACGACGACATATGGCGCCGATCATTCGGTGGTTCTGGACGGGCTGGCGGCGATGGGGCCGAACTACAAGGCCTGCGCGAATGCACTGGTTTTCGCCGAGCGCGACGATGCGTATCTCGCCAAGCTGAACGACGCCGGCGTCGGCGGCGCGCGGTTCAGCTTCCGCAAGGAGCTCGGCGCCGTGCTTTCGGACAGCGACTACGAGCGCGCGATCGCACGTATTTCCGAACTCGGCTGGTACGCTAAATTCCAGCCGGAGAAGGACGGCATTGTCGCCAATCTCGACAAGATCGCGTCTCTCAAGGTGCCGGTCCTCATCGATCACATGGGTCGCCCGGATCCAACGCTCGGCAAGAACGATCCGAACTTGCGTGCGGTTCTCGATCTGCTGTCGAAGGGAAATTTCTGGGTGATGCTCTCGCTTGGTGAAAAGACGTCCAAGAAAGGTCCGCCTTGGGACGACGTCATTCCCATCGCGCAAGCCTATCTCGAAGCCGCGCCTAATCGCTGCGTCTGGGCAAGCGACTGGCCCCACCCGGTATCGGTCGTCCAGCCGCCGAATGACGCCGACCTGCTTGAATTGCTCTATCGCTACGCGCCGGACGATGCCTTGCTGGAAAAGATACTGGTCACAAATCCGGCAAAGCTGTTTGGGTTCTCTTAA